In one Aminivibrio pyruvatiphilus genomic region, the following are encoded:
- the galE gene encoding UDP-glucose 4-epimerase GalE has product MILVTGGAGFIGSHACVALAEAGYDVLIADNFSNSSPDVPVRLERLAGRPMKCVRADVRDREALDRLFRDHAVSAVIHFAGLKAVGESVAKPLEYYGNNLGSTLALCGAMAAAGVKRLVFSSSATVYATGSTMPLDEDSPLGCTNPYGWSKFMIEQMLRDLSASDPEWSIALLRYFNPIGAHESGLIGEDPRGIPNNLFPYVCRVASGLLEKLSVFGDDYPTPDGTGVRDYIHVCDLAEGHVSALRFLEGMRGAEAFNLGTGKGTSVLELVRAFERASGRAVPFETVGRRPGDIAACYARTDRARDVLGWTAKRTLDDMCRDGWNRELLRETREK; this is encoded by the coding sequence GTGATTCTTGTTACCGGCGGGGCCGGGTTCATCGGGAGCCACGCCTGCGTGGCCCTGGCGGAAGCGGGGTATGATGTCCTGATCGCGGACAATTTTTCCAACAGCAGCCCCGACGTGCCCGTACGGCTGGAGCGTCTCGCCGGCCGGCCCATGAAGTGTGTCCGGGCCGATGTCCGGGACAGGGAAGCCCTCGACCGTCTTTTCCGGGACCACGCCGTTTCCGCCGTGATCCATTTCGCGGGGCTGAAAGCCGTGGGGGAGTCGGTGGCGAAGCCCCTGGAGTATTACGGGAACAATCTCGGCTCCACACTGGCTCTCTGCGGCGCCATGGCGGCCGCGGGGGTGAAGCGGCTGGTCTTCAGCTCCTCCGCCACGGTCTACGCCACGGGCTCGACCATGCCCCTGGACGAGGACTCTCCCCTGGGATGCACCAACCCCTACGGGTGGTCCAAGTTCATGATCGAGCAGATGCTGCGGGACCTTTCGGCGTCGGACCCGGAGTGGTCCATCGCCCTCCTGCGGTACTTCAATCCCATCGGGGCCCACGAAAGCGGCCTGATCGGCGAGGATCCCAGGGGCATCCCGAACAACCTCTTTCCCTACGTCTGCCGTGTGGCCTCCGGGCTCCTGGAGAAACTCTCCGTTTTCGGCGATGACTATCCCACCCCTGACGGCACGGGCGTAAGGGACTATATCCATGTCTGCGACCTGGCCGAAGGGCACGTGAGCGCCCTCAGGTTTCTCGAGGGCATGCGCGGGGCTGAGGCCTTCAATCTGGGGACCGGAAAAGGAACGTCGGTGCTTGAGCTGGTCAGGGCCTTCGAGAGAGCCTCTGGAAGAGCCGTTCCCTTCGAGACAGTCGGGCGGCGGCCCGGTGACATCGCCGCCTGCTATGCCCGGACGGACAGGGCCAGGGACGTGCTCGGCTGGACGGCGAAGCGCACCCTGGACGACATGTGCCGTGACGGGTGGAACCGGGAACTCCTGAGGGAAACCCGGGAAAAGTAA
- a CDS encoding helix-turn-helix domain-containing protein: MLESLITSKTRARLLLKFFLNPGTSAYLRGLADEFGESTNGVRVELNRLSEAGLLECADEGRTKVYRANTAHPLFPELQRIAAKTLGIDQVVEQVIRRLGNVEMAFVTGDYARGIDSGLIDLVLVGEIDRSYFDHLSDKIEKLIGRKIRGLILTREELSRLKGRLEAENALLLWDGDGKTG, encoded by the coding sequence ATGCTTGAATCTCTCATCACTTCAAAAACCAGGGCCCGGCTGCTGCTGAAGTTTTTTCTGAATCCTGGAACCAGCGCCTATCTCCGCGGTCTTGCCGACGAGTTCGGCGAGTCCACCAACGGCGTGCGGGTGGAGCTGAACCGCCTGTCCGAGGCGGGGCTGCTGGAGTGCGCCGACGAGGGCCGGACAAAGGTGTACCGGGCGAACACGGCCCACCCCCTGTTCCCGGAACTGCAGCGGATCGCCGCCAAGACCCTGGGGATCGACCAGGTGGTGGAACAGGTGATACGCCGGCTGGGCAACGTGGAGATGGCCTTCGTGACGGGAGACTACGCCCGGGGGATCGATTCCGGGCTCATCGACCTGGTCCTTGTGGGAGAGATCGACAGAAGCTATTTCGACCATCTTTCTGACAAGATCGAGAAACTCATCGGGCGGAAGATCCGGGGACTGATTTTGACCAGGGAAGAACTCTCCCGGCTGAAGGGGCGCCTGGAGGCCGAGAATGCCCTGCTGCTCTGGGACGGGGACGGAAAGACGGGATGA
- a CDS encoding ferritin family protein, whose translation MTVAFDMKEALRYGVHAEIEAKQFYKMWADSVDEEHLKKELLELSDWESEHEASLLNYYEKMYGEKCPIDHNLVVAPELKVQTKDFGDVTSVLRIASAAYLSEMRAMEFYERLEKESQGETSMMFAKIKDMEKEHMDITKKRYLKIREDVVGFRAF comes from the coding sequence ATGACAGTGGCATTCGACATGAAGGAAGCTCTCCGGTACGGCGTCCATGCAGAGATCGAGGCAAAGCAGTTCTATAAAATGTGGGCCGACAGCGTGGACGAGGAACACCTCAAGAAGGAGCTGCTGGAGCTCTCCGACTGGGAGAGCGAACACGAGGCCAGCCTCCTGAACTACTACGAGAAGATGTACGGCGAGAAGTGCCCCATCGACCACAATCTGGTGGTGGCCCCGGAGCTGAAGGTCCAGACAAAGGACTTCGGCGACGTCACATCCGTGCTGCGCATTGCTTCCGCCGCCTATCTCTCCGAGATGCGCGCCATGGAGTTCTACGAGCGCCTGGAAAAAGAGAGCCAGGGCGAAACTTCCATGATGTTCGCCAAGATCAAGGATATGGAGAAGGAACACATGGACATCACCAAGAAACGCTACCTCAAGATCCGCGAGGACGTGGTGGGCTTCAGGGCCTTCTGA